ATTTTCCGCCTGAAAAATTTCCTTTATTCCCTGGACAAGGTCGGCAATCGTTGAAGCTGGGGCTTTCTGGATAAAAAGATCACCCTGTTTAGCATTTTTAAAAGCAAAAAGAACAAGTTCCACCGCATCATCAATTGACATCAAGTAACGGGTCATATAGGGATCGGTAACCGTCAATGTCTGCCCTGATTTTATCTGCTGTATAAAAAGAGGAATGACAGAGCCCCGCGAAGCCATGACATTTCCGTAACGTGTACCGCAAATAATCGTCTTGGTAGGATCAACAGTCCGTGATTTAGCTACCATGATTTTTTCCATCATTGCCTTAGAAATACCCATTGCATTGATCGGATAAACTGCTTTATCCGTTGACAAACAGATAACTTTTTTGACACCAAAGGCGACCGCGGCATTTAAAACATTTTCCGTTCCGACTACATTTGTCTTCACAGCTTCCATTGGAAAAAACTCACAGGAAGGTACCTGTTTGAGAGCCGCCGCATGGAAAATATAATCTACTCCATGCATTGCAGCCGCAACACTCTGATAATCCCTGACATCCCCGATAAAGAACTTGACTTTATCATTTTTAAGCTCTTTTCTCATGTCGTCCTGTTTCTTTTCATCACGGGAAAAAATTCGAATTTCTTCAATATCTGTGTTTAAAAATCTTTTTAATACGGCGTTTCCAAACGAACCTGTTCCGCCAGTAATTAATAATATTTTGCCTTTAAACATGATTGTTCTCTCCTATAAAATGTTCTAAAATTGTGTCTCTGACTTTGTCAACAGAAAAATGCTTCACCGCAAACTCATAACCTGCCATACCTACCTTGTCCCTTAACTCTTTATCCTCGCATAATAAACTA
This genomic stretch from Dehalobacter restrictus DSM 9455 harbors:
- a CDS encoding SDR family NAD(P)-dependent oxidoreductase, which translates into the protein MFKGKILLITGGTGSFGNAVLKRFLNTDIEEIRIFSRDEKKQDDMRKELKNDKVKFFIGDVRDYQSVAAAMHGVDYIFHAAALKQVPSCEFFPMEAVKTNVVGTENVLNAAVAFGVKKVICLSTDKAVYPINAMGISKAMMEKIMVAKSRTVDPTKTIICGTRYGNVMASRGSVIPLFIQQIKSGQTLTVTDPYMTRYLMSIDDAVELVLFAFKNAKQGDLFIQKAPASTIADLVQGIKEIFQAENAVKIIGTRHGEKLYETLLSREEMAKTEDLGEYYRVPADTRTLNYDQYFESGDERLSTTEEYNSHNTRRLDITGVKELLLSLDYIQGELKER